One segment of Tenrec ecaudatus isolate mTenEca1 chromosome 1, mTenEca1.hap1, whole genome shotgun sequence DNA contains the following:
- the NHLH2 gene encoding helix-loop-helix protein 2 yields the protein MMLSPDQAADSDHPSSAHSDPESLGGADSKVLGSVSDLEPVEEAEGDGKGGSRAALYPHPQQLSREEKRRRRRATAKYRSAHATRERIRVEAFNLAFAELRKLLPTLPPDKKLSKIEILRLAICYISYLNHVLDV from the coding sequence ATGATGCTGAGTCCAGACCAAGCCGCCGACTCGGACCACCCCAGCTCGGCGCACTCGGACCCGGAGTCGCTGGGCGGCGCGGACTCCAAGGTGCTGGGCAGCGTGTCGGACCTGGAGCCCGTGGAGGAGGCCGAGGGCGACGGCAAGGGCGGCAGCCGGGCCGCGCTCTACCCGCACCCGCAGCAGCTGAGCCGCGAGGAGAAGCGCCGGCGCCGGCGCGCCACGGCCAAGTACCGCTCGGCGCACGCCACCCGCGAGCGCATCCGCGTGGAGGCCTTCAACCTGGCCTTCGCCGAGCTGCGCAAACTCCTGCCCACGCTGCCCCCGGACAAGAAGCTCTCCAAGATCGAGATCCTGCGCCTGGCCATCTGCTACATCTCCTATCTCAACCACGTCCTGGACGTGTAG